One part of the Vicia villosa cultivar HV-30 ecotype Madison, WI linkage group LG6, Vvil1.0, whole genome shotgun sequence genome encodes these proteins:
- the LOC131614254 gene encoding F-box/kelch-repeat protein At3g23880-like: MNAHSPQHSNQTPMSNVLLPDELIVEILSLLPVKFLIEFKSICKSWKTLISEPTFIKLHLQQSSKTPHITLTSSIDCSIRPLPVHRLLDTTTTTSITLPDHNHFQLNHILDRGDLNVVGSSNGLLCLLGNFYSYNYEHYYEQIFLYLWNPATAELSNRKVFLNKVEHLPYYERFGLTLFRSWNFAFGYDNSTDTYKIVALNLTSNKVKVWNFGRLNYFWGDHDDDDDYGKGWRSIQSFSLIPLDNTDWYEGISNSVHVSGTLNWLAIRDDSPQSDRRCN; this comes from the coding sequence ATGAATGCCCATTCACCGCAGCACTCCAACCAAACTCCAATGTCAAACGTACTTCTCCCCGACGAACTTATCGTCGAAATCCTATCACTCCTTCCTGTCAAATTTCTTATAGAATTCAAATCTATATGCAAATCATGGAAAACCCTAATCTCTGAACCCACATTCATCAAATTACACCTTCAACAATCCTCAAAAACCCCCCATATTACACTAACTTCATCTATTGATTGCAGTATCAGGCCTCTCCCGGTTCACCGCTTACTcgacaccaccaccaccacctccatcACCCTCCCTGACCATAATCACTTCCAGTTGAACCATATTTTAGACCGTGGAGACCTCAATGTTGTTGGTTCTTCAAACGGATTGCTATGTTTGCTAGGTAATTTTTACTCCTATAACTATGAACATTACTATGAACAGATTTTCCTTTATTTATGGAACCCAGCAACAGCTGAATTATCTAACCGAAAAGTGTTTCTTAATAAGGTTGAGCATCTGCCTTACTATGAACGTTTTGGTCTAACTCTATTTAGGTCATGGAATTTTGCTTTCGGTTATGATAATTCAACCGATACTTATAAGATTGTGGCGTTAAATCTAACGAGTAATAAGGTGAAAGTTTGGAATTTCGGTCGTCTCAATTATTTCTGGGGcgatcatgatgatgatgatgattatggtaAGGGATGGAGAAGTATTCAAAGTTTTTCTTTGATTCCTCTTGACAATACAGATTGGTACGAGGGAATTAGTAATAGCGTGCATGTTAGTGGCACTCTTAATTGGTTGGCAATTCGAGATGACTCTCCTCAAAGTGATAGGAGGTGcaattag
- the LOC131614255 gene encoding uncharacterized protein LOC131614255: MDWKYAQRKVFRAMSSKWDCSPFNGDRRLGDKEVIVSIFFSEIPNRIRAKDIFELFGFHGDVVEVVIPPRKNKLGKRYGFARFVGVDDARILAVRLDNILIDRRKIHANIPRFERNMRFAGSVEQRGRGAVGSIEGVKVGGDLMKETGRMEASLSFCNGRSFAEVVSKEKEDSLAVAAPLLRFVSNEANKTKLSKAFVGVVQVLGYAYNIQTHFKLEGVFSIKATPLGANLCLLEEMEDGYICELISEGNTWWTQWFKEVRSLNASDVNLERVLWIRIYGVPCRAWNLDLFVSLANTFGSFICLDENTANKTCLDIARVMVRVSATFILAESLKVEVDGVEFRLSFREDSWGPLRLSRTTNDAKSIQTDESSSEDYALGFGGELEEVKFFKTNTVLSDGFSTKDFS; the protein is encoded by the coding sequence ATGGATTGGAAGTATGCTCAGAGGAAGGTCTTTCGCGCGATGAGTTCTAAATGGGACTGCTCCCCTTTCAACGGAGATCGTAGGTTAGGCGACAAGGAGGTTATCGTATCCATTTTTTTCTCAGAAATACCAAACAGAATCAGAGCTAAGGATATTTTCGAACTGTTTGGGTTTCATGGAGATGTGGTGGAGGTGGTGATCCCGCCTAGGAAAAATAAGCTAGGGAAGAGATATGGGTTCGCTCGTTTTGTTGGGGTGGATGACGCAAGGATTTTGGCGGTTCGGCTGGATAACATCTTGATAGACAGAAGGAAGATTCATGCTAACATCCCTAGGTTCGAGAGGAATATGAGGTTTGCGGGTTCAGTGGAACAGAGGGGGAGGGGTGCGGTAGGATCAATCGAGGGGGTCAAAGTGGGTGGTGATTTGATGAAGGAGACAGGGAGGATGGAAGCAAGCTTGAGTTTCTGTAATGGGCGCTCTTTTGCTGAAGTTGTATCGAAGGAGAAGGAAGATTCTTTGGCTGTAGCGGCTCCTTTGCTGAGATTCGTTTCCAATGAGGCAAATAAGACCAAGCTGAGTAAGGCTTTCGTGGGCGTCGTTCAAGTTCTCGGCTATGCATATAATATTCAAACTCATTTCAAGTTGGAAGGTGTGTTTTCCATAAAGGCTACTCCGTTGGGTGCTAACCTGTGCTTGTTggaggaaatggaagatggttATATCTGTGAGCTGATCAGTGAGGGAAACACTTGGTGGACACAGTGGTTCAAAGAGGTTAGATCATTGAACGCTTCCGATGTAAATTTGGAGAGAGTTTTATGGATACGCATTTATGGGGTTCCTTGCCGCGCTTGGAACTTGGATTTATTTGTTTCCTTGGCTAATACATTCGGTTCTTTTATCTGCCTTGATGAAAATACTGCAAATAAAACCTGTTTGGACATAGCTAGAGTCATGGTGAGGGTGTCGGCGACTTTCATTTTAGCCGAAAGTCTCAAGGTGGAAGTTGATGGGGTGGAGTTTCGTCTGTCGTTTAGAGAGGATTCTTGGGGCCCGTTGCGCTTATCTAGAACGACCAACGACGCCAAGTCTATCCAGACGGATGAATCTAGCTCGGAGGATTATGCGTTAGGTTTTGGAGGTGAATTGGAGGAGGTAAAGTTCTTCAAAACAAATACTGTTTTATCCGATGGTTTTTCCACAAAGGATTTTAGTTAA
- the LOC131614256 gene encoding uncharacterized protein LOC131614256, with product MIIGSFNIRGGCIYVKRRRIHQIISKGRADLFLLQETKLKSCSESTAKSFWRVEDIEYSISDSVGMSGGQIILWNARKMKVVCSFRGAGFLGVKVFWMDKLYYICNVYSPCSLSLKRELWKSLLVMKDRFNDGEWLIGGNFNAVKNGGERKGRTVVGNHAEWDEFSGFINDTGLVDVSCKVKKFSWFSSDGRSKSRIHHFLVSNNIVNWWGVVGQQIGERDISDHFPIWIVVDKKDWGPKPFKFNNEWFQNKDFIGFVEKEWKGLEVHGRGNFVLKEKLRLLKSKLRWWNTTVFGKIDMELEEGVKEINAIDNLPSDEEMEVGDR from the coding sequence ATGATTATCGGGTCTTTCAACATCAGAGGTGGTTGCATCTATGTTAAAAGAAGAAGGATTCATCAGATAATTAGCAAAGGGAGGGCGGATCTGTTTCTTCTccaagaaacaaaattgaaatcTTGCTCTGAGTCTACAGCAAAAAGTTTCTGGCGCGTGGAAGATATCGAATACTCTATTTCCGACTCGGTAGGTATGTCTGGTGGCCAAATTATTTTGTGGAATGCTAGGAAGATGAAAGTAGTTTGCAGTTTTAGGGGTGCTGGTTTTTTAGGTGTTAAAGTTTTTTGGATGGACAAACTGTACTATATATGCAATGTATACTCTCCTTGTAGTCTTTCCCTAAAGCGTGAACTATGGAAAAGTCTATTGGTTATGAAAGATAGATTCAATGATGGAGAATGGCTGATAGGAGGAAACTTCAATGCTGTTAAAAATGGAGGGGAAAGGAAAGGTAGGACTGTGGTGGGTAATCATGCGGAGTGGGATGAATTTTCTGGCTTCATTAATGATACAGGGCTGGTGGATGTCTCTTGCAAAGTCAAGAAATTCAGCTGGTTTAGTAGTGATGGTAGATCGAAAAGTCGTATACATCACTTCTTGGTGTCAAACAACATAGTGAATTGGTGGGGTGTCGTAGGGCAACAAATTGGTGAAAGGGACATATCCGATCACTTCCCAATTTGGATTGTCGTAGATAAGAAGGATTGGGGACCGAAGCCATTCaaattcaataatgaatggtttcAAAATAAGGATTTTATTGGCTTTGTAGAGAAGGAATGGAAAGGGTTGGAAGTTCACGGGCGAGGAAActttgttttgaaggagaaattgAGACTTCTCAAAAGTAAACTTAGATGGTGGAACACAACCGTCTTTGGAAAAATAGATATGGAGTTGGAGGAAGGAGTTAAGGAGATTAACGCCATTGATAATCTTCCTTCGGATGAGGAAATGGAGGTGGGAGATAGATAG